From one Flavobacteriales bacterium genomic stretch:
- a CDS encoding phosphatase: MPRSIHSESELLRRLARTKAVLFDWDGVFNDGFKDADGGSPFSEVGSMGVNLLRFALWLRNSSLPKAAVITGQHNPYAERFAQRERLHGVYMGFTNKPEAFDAFLAKHGLQADEVAFFFDDVLDLPVAARCGLRVMIGSSVTAWLVEQAIARGEVDLVTANNGGANGLREATDAVIALLGNGADVIAHRTAYSETYQRYLSERQAVEPVVLRNTR, translated from the coding sequence ATGCCGCGTTCCATCCATAGCGAGTCCGAACTCCTGCGCCGACTTGCGCGCACCAAGGCCGTGCTCTTCGATTGGGATGGCGTCTTCAACGACGGATTCAAGGATGCCGACGGCGGAAGCCCATTCAGCGAAGTGGGCAGCATGGGCGTGAACCTGCTGCGCTTCGCCCTGTGGTTGCGGAACAGCTCGCTGCCAAAGGCCGCAGTAATCACCGGCCAACACAACCCCTACGCGGAGCGATTCGCCCAGCGCGAGCGGCTGCATGGCGTGTACATGGGCTTCACCAACAAGCCCGAGGCCTTCGATGCCTTCCTTGCGAAGCATGGCCTGCAGGCCGATGAAGTGGCCTTCTTCTTCGATGACGTGCTGGACCTGCCCGTGGCTGCGCGCTGCGGCCTGCGGGTGATGATCGGCAGCTCGGTGACGGCGTGGCTCGTGGAACAGGCCATCGCGCGTGGCGAGGTGGACCTTGTAACAGCGAACAACGGCGGCGCAAATGGTTTACGAGAAGCCACGGATGCCGTGATCGCACTGCTGGGCAATGGAGCGGACGTGATCGCGCACCGCACGGCCTACTCCGAAACATATCAGCGCTACCTGAGCGAGCGCCAAGCCGTGGAGCCAGTGGTGCTGCGCAACACGCGCTAG
- a CDS encoding cation:proton antiporter, with amino-acid sequence MHFPLFGELVVILALAAGILLLFRRFRLPGILAFILTGMIAGPHGWGWVKEVKEVEALAEIGVVFLLFVIGMEFSLKKLASLGKTVFGGGGLQVGLTIAGAGAVLHAFGVRPESAVFIGFLASLSSTAIVLRVLQEKGRMDSAPGRVATAILIFQDIIVVPMMLVTPLLAGQSQDIAGDMLVLLGKMALLLVLVFVGGRYFVPKLLRAAIKGRGKELFIITIVVICFAAAFTTQAMGLSLALGAFFAGLVISETEHAYHATGIVQPFHELFLSFFFVSIGMLVDLRLFFDAPLLILGLFAGATALKVIVAALAVWVMRYPLRTALHSALGLFQLGEFGFVLAIPGLKLGLLSQEHYQLFLAVAILGMAITPFMLDRSERIVRKVFLQFVPARVSNRLDSLMRVKREQERRMATVLKDHVVIIGFGLNGQNVATAAMESGIRCAVVEEDPDLARKAQLVGLPVLHGDATNDHVLHEAHVERARVVVVAISDPEATKKIVASVRAISGTVYILVRTRYVREIQANLDAGANEVIPEEFETSIEIFYRVLRKYLVPEQRIQDLVARIRGGHYRMLRGVSQAAEEPATAPLPIPGIEIATLPVTLGRGKVVGRTVAEIGLREKYGITVLAIRRKDRHITNVSGSTRILTDDVLYLLGSPEAIVRLDHEVR; translated from the coding sequence ATGCACTTCCCCCTGTTCGGTGAACTTGTTGTGATCCTCGCGCTGGCCGCGGGGATCCTGCTGCTTTTCCGCCGATTCAGATTGCCGGGCATCCTGGCCTTCATTCTCACGGGCATGATCGCCGGCCCTCATGGCTGGGGCTGGGTGAAGGAGGTGAAGGAGGTTGAGGCACTGGCCGAGATCGGCGTGGTATTCCTCCTCTTCGTGATCGGCATGGAGTTCAGCCTGAAGAAGCTCGCGAGCTTGGGTAAAACGGTGTTCGGTGGCGGTGGGCTCCAGGTCGGCCTCACGATCGCCGGCGCGGGCGCGGTGCTGCACGCCTTTGGCGTGCGTCCGGAGAGCGCAGTATTCATCGGTTTCCTGGCCAGTTTGAGCAGCACCGCGATCGTGCTGCGGGTGCTGCAGGAGAAGGGCCGCATGGACAGCGCGCCGGGGCGCGTGGCCACCGCCATCCTGATCTTCCAGGACATCATCGTGGTGCCCATGATGCTGGTGACACCGCTGCTGGCCGGGCAGAGCCAAGACATCGCTGGCGACATGTTGGTGCTGCTCGGCAAGATGGCCCTGCTCCTGGTGCTGGTCTTCGTTGGCGGCCGGTACTTCGTGCCCAAGCTGCTCCGGGCGGCCATCAAGGGCCGGGGCAAGGAGCTCTTCATCATCACCATCGTGGTGATCTGCTTCGCGGCCGCATTCACTACGCAGGCCATGGGACTATCGCTCGCACTGGGTGCCTTCTTCGCCGGATTGGTGATCAGCGAGACCGAGCACGCCTACCATGCCACCGGCATCGTGCAGCCCTTCCATGAGCTCTTCCTGAGCTTCTTCTTCGTCTCCATCGGCATGCTGGTCGATCTGCGGCTCTTCTTCGATGCCCCCTTGTTGATCCTGGGCCTCTTCGCCGGAGCCACCGCGCTCAAGGTGATCGTGGCCGCGCTGGCCGTATGGGTGATGCGCTACCCCCTGCGCACCGCGCTCCACAGTGCCCTCGGCCTCTTCCAGCTCGGCGAATTCGGCTTCGTGCTCGCTATTCCCGGCTTGAAGCTCGGCCTGCTCAGCCAGGAGCACTACCAGCTCTTCCTCGCCGTAGCCATCCTGGGAATGGCCATCACGCCCTTCATGCTCGATCGCAGCGAGCGCATCGTACGCAAGGTCTTCCTGCAATTCGTGCCGGCGCGCGTGAGCAACCGCCTCGACAGCCTCATGCGCGTGAAGCGCGAGCAGGAAAGGCGCATGGCCACGGTGCTCAAGGACCACGTGGTGATCATCGGCTTCGGCCTCAACGGGCAGAACGTGGCCACAGCCGCCATGGAGAGCGGAATCCGCTGCGCCGTGGTGGAAGAGGACCCCGACTTGGCTCGCAAGGCCCAGCTCGTAGGCCTGCCCGTGCTTCATGGCGACGCCACCAACGACCATGTGCTGCATGAGGCGCATGTGGAGCGCGCCCGCGTGGTGGTGGTGGCCATCAGCGATCCGGAGGCCACCAAGAAGATCGTAGCCTCCGTGCGCGCCATCAGCGGAACCGTGTACATCCTGGTTCGGACGCGCTACGTGCGAGAGATCCAGGCGAACCTCGACGCAGGCGCTAACGAAGTGATCCCAGAGGAATTCGAGACCAGCATCGAGATCTTCTACCGCGTGCTGCGCAAATACCTGGTGCCCGAGCAGCGCATCCAGGACCTGGTAGCCCGCATCCGCGGGGGACACTACCGCATGCTGCGCGGCGTGAGCCAAGCGGCCGAGGAGCCCGCCACGGCCCCTTTGCCCATACCCGGCATCGAGATCGCCACGCTGCCTGTGACCTTGGGGCGCGGCAAGGTGGTGGGCCGGACCGTGGCGGAGATAGGACTGCGCGAGAAGTACGGCATCACCGTGCTCGCCATCCGGCGCAAGGACCGGCACATCACCAACGTTTCCGGCAGCACGCGCATCCTCACCGACGACGTGCTCTACCTGTTGGGCAGCCCTGAGGCCATCGTGAGGCTCGATCACGAAGTAAGATAG
- a CDS encoding DUF2141 domain-containing protein: MRTLILLIGLLSACLAQAQASLTIDMILSKPEAGGKLLVALCPSEAAYTTEKGCLTKEVTANGAKPRVVFLSLPPGDHAIKVFHDVNSNGALDTNAIGIPNEPYGFGNDARGRFGPPTFEEAAVTIGHVPVVTAVKLK; the protein is encoded by the coding sequence ATGCGAACCCTGATCCTCCTCATCGGCCTTCTCTCAGCATGCCTCGCTCAAGCGCAGGCCTCTCTAACCATCGACATGATCCTGAGCAAGCCCGAGGCTGGCGGCAAATTGCTGGTGGCCTTGTGCCCGAGTGAAGCGGCGTACACAACCGAGAAAGGGTGCTTGACCAAAGAGGTGACCGCAAACGGGGCCAAACCGCGTGTCGTGTTCCTGAGCTTGCCTCCCGGAGATCATGCCATCAAGGTCTTCCACGATGTGAACAGCAACGGTGCGCTCGACACGAATGCGATCGGAATCCCCAACGAGCCGTATGGTTTCGGCAATGATGCGCGCGGCCGGTTCGGACCTCCCACATTCGAGGAAGCAGCGGTGACCATCGGGCATGTGCCGGTAGTGACCGCCGTGAAGCTGAAGTAG
- the mnmA gene encoding tRNA 2-thiouridine(34) synthase MnmA, with the protein MSKHGRILVAMSGGVDSSVAALMLHEQGYEVIGVTMKTWDYADASGGKRITGCCDLDSINDARNMAVSRGFHHMIIDIREEFGDAIIGNFTREYMAGRTPNPCVLCNTFIKWEALLKRADMMDCELIATGHYAQSLQHADGRWAVRKGLDETKDQSYVLWGLEQKNLARTRFPIGHFRKSAIRQMAMDSGFPELAQKSESYEICFIPDNDYRGFLKRKEPEATAKLAQGKLVSTGGEALGEHDGYPFFTIGQRKGLGIATGEPMYVTDIQPESNTVVLGRKSDLDRSSMWVRKPNFQLVEALVGEMEAMVKIRYKDKGTPGTLKMDGERVQVEFHAPVAGIAPGQSAVFYLGDDVLGGGFIDRP; encoded by the coding sequence ATGAGCAAGCACGGACGCATCCTAGTGGCCATGAGCGGCGGAGTGGACAGCTCCGTTGCCGCGCTGATGCTGCACGAGCAGGGCTATGAGGTGATCGGCGTCACCATGAAGACCTGGGACTACGCCGATGCCAGCGGCGGCAAGCGGATCACGGGCTGCTGCGACCTCGATAGCATCAACGATGCACGGAACATGGCAGTGAGCCGCGGCTTCCACCACATGATCATCGACATCCGCGAGGAATTCGGCGATGCCATCATCGGCAACTTCACGCGCGAGTACATGGCCGGCCGAACGCCGAACCCCTGCGTGCTGTGCAACACCTTCATCAAATGGGAGGCCCTGCTCAAGCGCGCGGACATGATGGACTGCGAACTGATCGCCACGGGGCACTATGCGCAATCGCTCCAGCACGCCGACGGCCGATGGGCCGTGCGCAAGGGGCTCGATGAGACCAAGGACCAGAGCTACGTGCTGTGGGGCCTCGAGCAGAAGAACCTCGCGCGCACGCGATTCCCCATCGGACACTTCCGCAAGAGCGCCATCCGCCAGATGGCCATGGACAGCGGATTCCCTGAGCTCGCGCAGAAGAGTGAGAGCTATGAGATCTGCTTCATCCCCGATAACGACTATCGCGGGTTCCTGAAGCGGAAAGAGCCCGAGGCCACGGCCAAGCTGGCGCAAGGAAAGCTGGTGAGCACCGGCGGTGAAGCCCTCGGCGAGCACGATGGCTACCCCTTCTTCACCATCGGCCAGCGCAAAGGCCTGGGCATTGCCACCGGAGAGCCGATGTACGTGACCGACATCCAGCCGGAGTCCAATACCGTGGTGCTGGGCCGGAAGAGCGACCTGGACCGGTCCAGCATGTGGGTGCGCAAGCCGAACTTCCAGCTGGTGGAGGCGTTGGTAGGAGAGATGGAGGCCATGGTGAAGATCCGCTACAAGGACAAAGGCACGCCCGGAACACTGAAAATGGATGGCGAACGCGTGCAAGTGGAATTCCACGCCCCCGTGGCAGGCATCGCACCCGGGCAGAGCGCCGTCTTCTATCTGGGCGATGATGTGCTCGGCGGCGGGTTCATCGATAGGCCTTGA
- the kdsA gene encoding 3-deoxy-8-phosphooctulonate synthase produces the protein MTRIVNVGNISCGSDQLFLISGPCVIETEDVMLRTAEKLKEVSDRLKLPIIYKSSFTKDNRSSIDFYQGPGLDEGLKVLARIKKDFGFPILTDIHYPSQAKPAAEVVDVLQIPAYLVMQTTLVTEAAKTGAVINLKHAQFLAPENMINPAKKCESLGNSRIILTERGYTFGYNDLVVDPRAFYHMRRTGYPLVFDITHSIRKYGIPSADPRGGNRDVMPTIARAGVAAGVDGVFIETHPDPATAKCDAASQLCVYDLEEFIKPLLELHAVEVKHRQFAAETQSR, from the coding sequence ATGACCCGGATCGTCAACGTCGGCAATATTTCCTGCGGCTCCGACCAGCTCTTCCTCATCTCCGGTCCTTGCGTGATCGAGACCGAGGACGTGATGCTGCGCACCGCCGAGAAGCTCAAAGAGGTGAGCGACCGCCTGAAGCTGCCCATCATCTACAAGAGCAGCTTCACCAAGGACAACCGCAGCAGCATCGATTTCTACCAAGGTCCCGGCCTGGATGAAGGGCTGAAGGTGCTCGCGCGGATCAAGAAAGACTTCGGCTTCCCAATCCTCACCGACATCCACTACCCCAGCCAAGCCAAGCCCGCAGCCGAAGTGGTTGACGTGCTGCAGATCCCCGCCTACCTGGTGATGCAAACCACCTTGGTGACCGAGGCCGCGAAGACCGGCGCTGTCATCAACCTGAAGCACGCGCAGTTCCTCGCGCCGGAGAACATGATCAACCCGGCCAAGAAGTGCGAGAGCCTCGGCAACAGCAGGATCATCCTCACCGAGCGCGGCTACACCTTCGGCTACAACGACCTGGTGGTTGACCCACGCGCCTTCTACCACATGCGCAGGACGGGCTACCCGCTGGTCTTCGACATCACGCACAGCATCCGCAAGTACGGCATCCCCAGCGCCGACCCGCGCGGCGGCAACCGCGATGTGATGCCCACCATCGCTCGCGCCGGCGTGGCTGCCGGTGTTGACGGCGTCTTCATCGAGACGCACCCCGATCCCGCGACCGCCAAGTGCGACGCCGCCAGCCAGCTCTGCGTTTACGACCTCGAGGAGTTCATCAAACCCTTGCTCGAATTGCACGCGGTGGAAGTGAAGCACCGTCAGTTCGCCGCAGAGACGCAGAGTCGCTGA
- a CDS encoding CBS domain-containing protein, producing MELYLDSADIKEIDEAFKLGFLTGLTTTPTFMHRGGVTNIDKMILDLAKKVPILQVEALGETAEEVVKEAERQLKMGLKKDTTVFKIPVSLEGLRACKMLRSKGIMVNVHLVYTIQQAYMAMQAGATYVCPLVGRLQDQGHDALALVEQCVRAVNYYGYDTKIMFSSVRTVEHVRNAVDLGVHTITVPWKLMKQLTDNHFTAIGTKQFYVDTRLITMKVKDVLSRSNPIVKDSATVSEALVEMTKHGFGAVMVVDAKGKNLGVFTDGGLRRGIEKEGNKFLAKKLSTLKFNAPFTISPEALLDEAQKAFKEHKVDTLSVSENGKQLGMLDIQDLMKAIAG from the coding sequence ATGGAACTCTACCTCGACAGCGCCGACATCAAAGAAATCGATGAAGCCTTCAAGCTCGGCTTCCTCACCGGCCTCACCACGACCCCGACGTTCATGCACCGCGGCGGTGTCACGAACATCGACAAGATGATCCTCGACCTCGCCAAGAAGGTCCCCATCCTACAGGTGGAGGCCCTGGGCGAGACCGCCGAAGAAGTGGTGAAGGAGGCGGAGCGCCAGTTGAAGATGGGCCTGAAGAAGGACACCACTGTCTTCAAGATCCCCGTGAGCCTGGAGGGGTTGCGCGCGTGCAAGATGCTGCGCAGCAAGGGCATCATGGTGAACGTGCACCTGGTGTACACCATCCAGCAGGCGTACATGGCCATGCAAGCCGGCGCCACTTACGTATGCCCGCTTGTAGGCCGATTGCAGGATCAGGGCCACGATGCCCTCGCCCTTGTGGAGCAGTGCGTGCGCGCCGTGAACTACTACGGCTACGACACCAAGATCATGTTCAGCAGCGTGCGCACCGTGGAGCATGTGCGCAATGCGGTGGACCTCGGCGTTCACACGATCACCGTGCCTTGGAAGCTCATGAAGCAGCTCACCGACAACCACTTCACGGCCATCGGTACCAAGCAGTTCTATGTGGACACGCGCCTGATCACGATGAAAGTGAAGGACGTGCTCTCGCGCAGCAACCCCATCGTGAAGGACAGCGCCACCGTGAGCGAAGCGCTCGTGGAAATGACCAAGCACGGTTTCGGCGCGGTGATGGTGGTGGATGCCAAAGGCAAGAACCTCGGCGTCTTCACCGATGGCGGCCTGCGTCGCGGCATCGAGAAGGAGGGCAACAAGTTCCTCGCCAAGAAGCTGAGCACGCTGAAGTTCAACGCGCCCTTCACCATCAGCCCCGAGGCCCTGCTCGACGAGGCCCAGAAAGCCTTCAAGGAGCACAAGGTGGATACGCTCAGCGTGAGCGAGAACGGCAAGCAGCTCGGCATGCTCGACATCCAGGACCTGATGAAGGCCATTGCGGGTTGA
- a CDS encoding leucyl/phenylalanyl-tRNA--protein transferase: protein MVDAEAGIGLSADVLLQLYQRGWFPMVDNDGVIHIHRPVRRAVLELSSLKPDTTTERHLRTGRFTITLNRCFEEVMRRCADRAETWIDDRMIDAYTELHRQGHAHSVEAWREGKLVGGIYGVAFGAAFFGESLFGLNNAGKASFFALAAELRAARFMLFDTQYINPFTRSLGAFEISATDFDRRLKDALASNARFPCEP, encoded by the coding sequence ATGGTTGATGCTGAAGCGGGCATCGGTCTTTCTGCTGATGTGCTCTTGCAGCTCTATCAGCGCGGCTGGTTCCCGATGGTTGATAATGATGGGGTGATCCACATCCATCGGCCCGTGCGTCGAGCGGTGTTAGAACTGTCCAGCTTGAAGCCCGACACCACGACCGAGCGCCACCTCCGAACTGGTCGCTTCACCATCACGTTGAATCGCTGCTTTGAAGAAGTGATGCGCCGATGCGCCGATCGCGCTGAGACCTGGATCGATGATCGCATGATTGACGCCTACACCGAGCTTCATCGACAAGGCCATGCGCATTCAGTAGAGGCCTGGCGCGAGGGCAAGCTTGTAGGCGGCATCTACGGTGTGGCCTTTGGGGCGGCCTTCTTCGGTGAGAGCCTCTTCGGCTTGAACAATGCAGGCAAGGCGTCGTTCTTCGCACTCGCGGCTGAACTCAGAGCTGCACGATTCATGCTCTTCGATACCCAGTACATCAACCCCTTCACCCGGTCATTGGGCGCCTTCGAGATCAGTGCAACGGACTTCGACCGCCGATTGAAGGATGCCCTAGCAAGCAACGCGCGATTCCCATGCGAACCCTGA
- a CDS encoding acetyl-CoA C-acyltransferase, whose protein sequence is MALEVVIVSAVRTPIGSFGGSLSEVPATKLGAAAIQGAIAKAGVKAEEVQEVIMGSVLQANLGQAPARQAAKFAGLPDEVACTTVNKVCASGMKAIMMAAQDILLGDADVVVAGGMESMSQTPYYVEKARYGYRFGNGVLIDGIGRDGLTDVYHQTAMGVSAELCAKEHRITREEQDAFAIESYKRSAAAWSAGRFADEVVPVTVATRKGDVQVAEDEEYKNVNFDKVPALKPVFQKDGTVTAANASTINDGAAALVLMTAEKAKALGLKPLARILSYADAEQAPEWFTTTPAKALPRAVEKAGLKMSDLQFVELNEAFSVVGIANTRLMGLDPAKVNVNGGAVSLGHPLGCSGARIIVTLINVLKQNKARFGGAGICNGGGGASAMVIEAL, encoded by the coding sequence ATGGCACTTGAAGTCGTCATCGTTTCCGCAGTGCGCACCCCCATCGGCAGCTTCGGCGGCAGTCTTTCCGAAGTGCCCGCCACCAAGCTGGGCGCGGCCGCGATACAAGGTGCGATTGCCAAGGCAGGGGTCAAGGCCGAAGAAGTGCAGGAGGTGATCATGGGCAGTGTGCTGCAGGCCAACCTGGGCCAGGCGCCGGCCAGGCAAGCCGCCAAGTTCGCCGGCCTCCCGGATGAAGTGGCATGCACCACGGTGAACAAGGTCTGCGCAAGCGGCATGAAGGCAATCATGATGGCCGCGCAGGATATCCTTCTCGGCGATGCCGATGTGGTGGTGGCCGGCGGCATGGAGAGCATGAGCCAGACACCCTATTATGTCGAGAAGGCGCGCTACGGCTACCGATTCGGCAATGGAGTGCTCATTGACGGCATCGGCAGGGACGGCCTCACCGACGTTTACCACCAGACCGCCATGGGCGTGAGCGCCGAGCTCTGCGCCAAGGAGCACAGGATCACCCGCGAAGAACAGGACGCATTCGCCATCGAGAGCTACAAACGCAGCGCAGCCGCATGGTCCGCAGGCCGTTTCGCCGATGAAGTGGTGCCTGTGACCGTTGCCACGCGCAAAGGCGATGTGCAAGTGGCCGAGGACGAAGAGTACAAGAACGTCAACTTCGACAAGGTTCCCGCGCTTAAGCCGGTGTTCCAGAAAGACGGCACCGTGACCGCGGCGAACGCCAGCACCATCAACGACGGCGCCGCTGCACTGGTGCTCATGACCGCGGAGAAAGCGAAGGCCCTTGGTTTGAAGCCCCTTGCCCGGATCCTAAGCTATGCGGATGCGGAGCAGGCACCTGAATGGTTCACCACCACGCCAGCGAAGGCCCTCCCCCGTGCTGTGGAAAAGGCCGGTCTGAAAATGAGCGACCTCCAATTCGTTGAACTGAATGAGGCCTTCAGCGTGGTGGGCATCGCCAACACCCGGCTCATGGGCCTCGACCCCGCCAAGGTGAACGTGAATGGCGGAGCCGTGAGCCTGGGCCACCCTCTGGGGTGCAGCGGTGCGCGCATCATCGTTACGCTGATCAACGTGCTGAAGCAGAACAAAGCCCGCTTCGGCGGTGCCGGCATCTGCAACGGCGGCGGCGGTGCCAGTGCCATGGTGATCGAGGCTCTCTAA
- a CDS encoding fumarylacetoacetate hydrolase family protein, whose translation MKIICIGRNYSDHAKELGNAVPDEPVIFLKPESALIPTGGPIRLPIFSKEIHHEIELVYRLARVNGKAVANGVTIGLDLTARDVQEQLKKKGLPWEKAKAFDGSAYVALPFLGDEALTQRYQTFSLVKNGTVVQEGHNGQMIFDLGTLITCTEKYMRIEDGDLLFSGTPAGVGPLNAGDRLEGILLDRKRFDLSVEGPRA comes from the coding sequence ATGAAGATCATCTGCATCGGCCGCAATTACAGCGACCACGCCAAGGAGCTCGGCAATGCCGTGCCCGATGAACCCGTGATCTTCCTGAAGCCTGAGAGCGCGTTGATCCCGACAGGAGGGCCCATCCGGCTACCCATCTTCAGCAAAGAAATCCATCACGAGATCGAACTGGTGTACCGTCTCGCTCGCGTGAACGGAAAGGCGGTGGCCAATGGCGTCACCATCGGGCTCGACCTCACCGCGCGCGACGTGCAGGAGCAATTGAAGAAGAAGGGACTGCCATGGGAAAAGGCAAAGGCCTTCGATGGCTCAGCCTACGTGGCGCTGCCATTCCTCGGCGATGAAGCCCTTACGCAGCGATACCAGACCTTCAGCCTGGTCAAGAACGGAACGGTGGTGCAGGAAGGCCACAACGGGCAGATGATATTTGATTTGGGAACGCTGATCACCTGCACGGAGAAGTACATGCGCATCGAGGACGGCGACCTGCTCTTCTCAGGGACGCCGGCCGGCGTGGGGCCGCTGAACGCTGGCGACCGGTTGGAGGGGATCCTCCTGGATCGAAAGCGTTTCGACTTGAGCGTAGAGGGCCCTAGGGCCTAG
- a CDS encoding S8 family serine peptidase — MRATITSGLFVFAFGAAAQTGPDTYWVQFTDKDATPYSIGEPQDFLSERSIARRQAQGIAVDESDLPVDPAYISAVLAIGEVQLINRSKWLNAITIRTSDADALDAIGQLPFVSNVRSTRRLSLSPQPLEKFALEAPPPMVARGGQPEDYGWSWAQISMLNGHELHAMDAKGQGMLIGVLDSGFEDTDSLAAFADLRAREGIVLTRDMVNHDGDVYDDHWHGRSVLSCMTGILPGYLQGTAPAADYALVRTEEVAFEMPVEEDNWVAGAELLDSLGCDVLNTSLGYTTYDDSLLSHTYAELDGATTRISIAAGMAAQKGMIPVQSAGNNGWGAWHYISAPADAIDILAVGAVGENELHAGFSAFGPSADGRVKPDVMAMGAGAIGLRLEGDSVAAINGTSFSSPILAGLVACLWQLHPQRTAHDLMDAVRRSAHLYLTPNDSMGYGIPDFMQAHAWLTLTTAVADTGGASPIWAYPVPFDDRVTLTIPGMADGLATVGILDASGRSSFQRSAMVANGTLQVGSLEELPRGLWFFQVSVDGATRTVRAVK; from the coding sequence ATGCGCGCAACCATCACTTCCGGGCTCTTCGTCTTCGCCTTCGGCGCCGCCGCGCAAACCGGCCCCGATACCTATTGGGTGCAGTTCACCGACAAGGACGCCACGCCTTATTCCATCGGTGAGCCGCAGGATTTCCTCTCGGAGCGTTCGATCGCCCGGAGGCAAGCGCAGGGCATCGCTGTCGACGAGAGCGACCTGCCCGTTGACCCGGCGTACATCAGCGCCGTGCTCGCCATCGGTGAAGTGCAGCTGATCAATCGGAGCAAGTGGCTCAACGCAATCACCATCCGCACCTCGGATGCAGACGCGCTGGATGCCATCGGACAGCTGCCCTTCGTGAGCAATGTTAGGAGTACCCGTCGCCTTTCCCTTTCCCCGCAGCCACTGGAGAAATTCGCCCTGGAGGCGCCGCCGCCCATGGTAGCGCGCGGAGGCCAGCCCGAGGATTACGGCTGGTCTTGGGCGCAGATCAGCATGCTCAACGGACATGAGCTGCATGCCATGGACGCCAAAGGGCAGGGCATGCTCATCGGCGTGCTCGATTCCGGCTTCGAGGACACCGATTCGCTGGCCGCCTTCGCCGACCTGCGCGCGCGCGAGGGCATCGTGCTCACCCGCGACATGGTGAACCACGACGGCGATGTGTACGACGATCACTGGCACGGCCGCAGCGTGCTCTCGTGCATGACCGGAATACTCCCCGGCTACCTTCAGGGCACCGCGCCCGCCGCCGATTACGCCTTGGTGCGCACCGAGGAGGTCGCCTTCGAAATGCCTGTTGAAGAGGACAACTGGGTGGCCGGCGCTGAATTACTCGACAGCCTGGGCTGCGATGTGCTCAACACCTCGCTCGGCTATACCACCTACGACGACTCGCTGCTGAGCCACACCTATGCGGAACTCGACGGCGCCACCACGCGCATCAGCATCGCAGCGGGCATGGCCGCGCAGAAGGGCATGATCCCGGTGCAGAGCGCGGGCAACAACGGCTGGGGGGCATGGCACTACATCAGCGCGCCAGCGGATGCCATCGACATCCTCGCAGTGGGCGCGGTGGGCGAGAACGAGTTGCACGCGGGGTTCAGCGCATTCGGCCCCAGTGCCGATGGCCGCGTGAAACCCGATGTGATGGCCATGGGCGCCGGGGCCATCGGACTCCGGCTGGAGGGCGATAGCGTGGCCGCGATCAATGGCACTTCCTTCAGCTCGCCGATCCTCGCCGGGCTCGTGGCCTGCCTCTGGCAATTGCATCCGCAGCGCACTGCGCATGATCTGATGGACGCCGTGCGACGCAGCGCCCACCTCTACCTCACGCCCAACGACAGCATGGGCTACGGCATCCCCGACTTCATGCAGGCGCATGCATGGCTCACGCTTACCACGGCGGTAGCGGACACCGGAGGCGCATCGCCAATATGGGCCTATCCCGTTCCCTTCGATGACAGGGTGACCCTGACCATACCGGGCATGGCCGATGGCCTCGCGACGGTGGGCATCCTCGATGCTTCCGGCCGATCGTCCTTTCAGCGCAGCGCGATGGTCGCCAATGGAACCTTGCAGGTCGGGTCGTTGGAAGAACTGCCGCGCGGCCTTTGGTTCTTCCAGGTCAGTGTGGATGGTGCAACGCGGACGGTGCGTGCCGTGAAGTGA